The window GAGAGCCGACCGTACGCCGACTCGCCCGCCGACGCGACCATCCGGTCAGCGAACTCCGCCTGAAACATCAGGACGAGCGGCTTCTTCTCGGGGAGCAGTCGGAAGGCGATCTCGGAGGAGACGCCGTACGGCAAGTTGGCGACGCAGGCGGTGAAGGGAGGAAGGTCGACGTCAAGCGCGTCGCCCTCGACGACGTCGAGGAGCCCGCCGTCGACGGCTCCCGCGAACTCCTCGCGGAGGAAGTCGGCGAAGGTCGCGTCGCGTTCGATCACCGAGAGGAACCCGGGATCTGCGCCGTCGCTTCCGCGGCGAGCGACCACGGCCAGCAGGCGGTCGGTGAGCGCGCCCGCGCCGCCGCCGATCTCCAGAAGGTGATCCGTGTCGGCGTCGTCCGGGAGGTACCCGGGGATCCGGTCGAGGACGCGGTCGTCGACGAGAAAATGCTGGTCGCGGTCGGGGTTCGCGCGCTCCCCGGCGCGACGCGCGAGGGCGTCGGGGTCGCGGTCCCCGTACGTCCCCTCCGGTCCCGCCGATGTGTCGGTCATGGCCGCGTTACTCCGCCGCTCC is drawn from Halorubrum sp. BV1 and contains these coding sequences:
- a CDS encoding 16S ribosomal RNA methyltransferase A, whose product is MTDTSAGPEGTYGDRDPDALARRAGERANPDRDQHFLVDDRVLDRIPGYLPDDADTDHLLEIGGGAGALTDRLLAVVARRGSDGADPGFLSVIERDATFADFLREEFAGAVDGGLLDVVEGDALDVDLPPFTACVANLPYGVSSEIAFRLLPEKKPLVLMFQAEFADRMVASAGESAYGRLSVSAQHYADVEITERVPKEAFDPQPAVESALVRCTPRDPDYAVGDEAFFLRFVKALFTQRRKTVRNAIRNTGHISGLDDPEAVVDAAEEDLLRRRPGNVEPAAFAALAELAREHGSPMEA